The window GTAAGCAATCATGTAAAACTTCAGATACTTAGCAGCAGGGAAAGATATTACTTGTGCAGAAAAATTAATTACCTTAATGGCCAGATGATACAAAAGTTGTGCAGTAAGAGATGCCCCAGGAGGGATATCCTCACTATAAGAATCCAGCTTGGTACTTAATGGTGGCAATCCAGGGCTAAGGGAATTCTCATGCTGGGTACAAAGAAATGATTCAGTTACTGTTCCTTCCGAAGGTAAGACAAAAACTCTCGGTGAGAAGGGACACAATATCATTGGGAAGTGGAGCACAGAAACAACCAACTTTTGTCCTTCAGATTCTTCATGCATTGTTTGAGCATTTCCGGATAAGTCTTCAGCATTTGAAATGGACCCGAAGTTTGAAATACCTTCTTCAGTGGGTGGAAGTTGCGCCCACCCTTCCTCTTCAGTGGGTGTGAGTTGTGCCCACCCTTCCTCTTCAATGGAACTTTCCTTCAGCTCAGTATCTACTGGCAGTTGAGATTTTGTCTCAGATCTCTTGTTCAGCTCCATATAATCTTGAACAAGTAAAGTTTCATATTCGTGAAAGGCGTCTGGCCCTAGAGGGGAATCGGGATACGTTGAGTGGGCAACCTGCAtttgtatgtgtatgtataaatACAAATTTGTAGCCAAAAAAACTTATTGTtatgaaatttgaaaaagaagttaagaCAGTGGTGTATCCTAGAATTGTATACAACCACTGAACcacattatcaaaaaaaaggaATATAATGCCACCAAACAGTTTGGCCGTGTAAAGTGCTGGAGAGACCCAAGTGGCAGTTTGTTAAAATGCAACTAGCATATATGGTAATATAGATATGCAAACATTCATGTTGATCTGTTATATTAGTAACTTAGACATGCAGGGCAACTTTAGGGACTGAGAAGATTGAACAATCGAAGAATAAAAGATTGATTCACTGACAAAAacatgtaataataataataatatatctcatTACAAACAAAGCATTCTCGACAGAGATCTACTAATAGCTAACCCACACCCGAACATGTAAAACTGCGCATATGTTTGAAGAATGTAATTATCAATCCTTACCAAAGATCGCTATCATAAGGTTGGATTCACTTACTAATGCTGAGCACCTTAAAAATATCGTAATTGAAAAAGAGTCAGATTTCTCTAATCAAAAGTGTATAAATTAATCATACAATTACCTCTGAAATAGACGTATATATTGTGCACTGCCAGACACTTTGATGGGTGCTTAGACAACGTAAAATGTAACGATGTGCATCACTTAAAAGACGTGTTGTGATGACTACAATTTTGCTTTCAGGATCAAATTGAGAATTCCAACCAGCCACCTAAAAAAAGGATCTGACCATTAGTAACAAGATAACATTTCCGCCACATTATGAAATAACACTAAAATGAAATCCTAAAAGCAGGTTGTAGCTGGTAATCCAACCATTATAGCATGTCTCTGTCAATCAGCTTTAGTTCTAGTTTAAGGTATATAAAGTGCCGGCATTTAGTAATTAAAAACTAGATTTAACCAATAAAACATAATGTATCAATAGAAATTTACTCTCACCACATCAAGGGGAGACATATTTTCCAAGCTGCAAATGGCTTGAACACCAAGTTCCAGCAACAGCGGGAATGCCCCGAGAAGCTGGAAACTCTCTGTACATCCAGCATCCAAATATATAATTGCGCCTTTTATATCTTCCGATATCTGAAATTGACGaatatatcttcatcagcaacGCTAACATCCAACATCTCAGATAATCATCCATCAACACCACAATCACATAGATCAAATCACACTACTTCACCTTCACTTATCACAGCACAAATTAAATAACAAGCAATGCAATTGACATACGACTTACTTGTCGGATAGAATCAAGGCAACAATGGATGACATTGACCAAAGCCATACACTCAGTTCCTGAGTTCCTCAATCAGCATATAGTCTTCGGAAGATGCCACGGTTCATTAACTCTGCACTAGAACTATCCGCATTTCAACACGAGAATGTCGAAAGTTCAATAACAAATTCAACAAACTATCCTCATATAATCACTTAACAAATAACACAAGTCTTTGCTACAAGGCCAACTATATATACAGagacatatatttaatataacttCCCCATGATCATTTCGGTTAGATTCAATTGGAAATTACAATACTTCATGTTTCAACAAAATAACAACGAGAAATTTGTGTAATGAATGAATTGTGAATGACCGGATGCGAGATAAGTAGAGAATGATTCGGCGAGAGGTTTACCGATATCTGAAAGTTGCGCCGGAAAGATAAAATCGCCGGTGAAGAGATCGGAAAATGGTTTACCCGATTGGAGGCTCGGAGATGAGGAGGGGTATGCGTGAGAATAAGGTCtcgcaatatcagacacgacccgaactcgacccgaacccgacccaaacccgtaacccgatttactgagacaaaacccgaaagtgacccgaaaatcacccgttttgacacgaaatggacccgacatgacccgaaattctaatttcgtttctaataacttcaatttacagttttattcaattttaagtgattttaacttgacccgaaatcgactcgaaattgacccgattgctgacacgaacacgacccgatACCCGAAACTGCCACCCTACGTGAGATGGAGACGAAGATATCAAAACGACACCACTTCTGACCCACGTCTAACTAAATTAAGGCatcgtttgggttagcttaaaaaaagtgaattcttgcttaaactaaagaagtggacatattttgtattatttttaaaagttaattatCTGATTGTGTActcacttcacaccaatatatcgTGTGGgctgatagaatatatttttatatatattctatatgattttattctcatatttaattatattttgcactgatttggatatttatttaatatattttaatgttttattgtaggaaataaagaattctaagttgagaaggatttggagataaattagctattttggagctaatttctattaaaattcggattaattgggttctacccgatttctgcactgtttggctcataacttgagttctggatatcggatttggacgatcttacagcccacgcgaagctcttGGAATTTCCTTTTATTTAGAAGGGGTCCAGTAAGCAAAGTCCAACTGGAAAAGCCCGAAAACAGAACAGAAAAGAAAGCTGCGAATTTTGAGAGAGAATCCTTGTTGGTTTTGGAGTTCTattttgtatattgatttaaaatattagaaagactTTTATTATAGAAATAGGATCAGATTTTATGATGAGAAGATTACTATTAGAATAGACATTAGTTACTTACGCTACTTTTACAGAGGGTTAGgtttttcttctcttctcttcatACGTTGTTCTAGACATTATTTTCTCCATTAATAGAAGCTTTGAGGTATTTCTTGATCATCTCTTGTTTACTTGTTAATGTTTTATATGGCTCTCTTTATTATTCTTGTTGCTTTTACTTTCGCTACTATGTGTGAGTAGTTCCATTCTAGGACGGAAGGGGAGCCATGTTTGCACCATTATAAtgctttattttcattaatgGTTTAATGGGTAACGTGTAATTCTAGTCTATATGTCTTGATGTTTGATCTGTGTAATTGGCCAATATCATAGATTGATTGTATGCAAATAGGAGTACAAGATCGAGATATGTActtactagaggcacacataagaTTAGCGGGACTGAAATTGAGTGCGAGAGTATCAATGGATTCCCGAGAGTGTTaatgcttgagagagattaacaattgctctaattacatgacttgttgaattattatatgaatagCTATTTTGGTGTAAGCATGGTGAACCTGAATTGTCCTAGACTTTAGTTAATTGATATAAATCATCTTTATATTGCATTATTTAGTtagtaaaaaaatcttaaatattcgTCTGTCTTGTGAAACAATTTGTGATGATCGGATTAAGATTCTTGAAACTTGTCTCCCTGTGGATTCGACCCGTACTTGCTAGTCTCTGTTTACAACAGGCACTGTGCACTTGCGGTAGATATAAATttacacatcaagtttttggcgccgctgccggggaggcGCTAGTTTTCTATAGATTTTAGTTTGATTATTTAGATTGTTTCCTTTGTCTCATTGGAGCTTTAGTTCCAACTGAAGCTGTTTTCACTGTTTTCCTTGTTTAGTTGTTCATGCCCAGGTCTACAGGAGACGTGGAATCAACTACTCCTGATCCTGATTTTGACACTACTCTACAGCAATATCTTGATCAAcgaaagaaagggaaacaagGGTCAAAGATTAAAATGGGTGATCTTCCTATTAAATCTTTGAAGAATTATTCGCAGCCCTCTCCGAGTGGTGTGCCTACTGGCATTGCTATGCCAAATATTCAAGCAGCAAACTTTGAGATCAAACCGGCGTTGCTCACTATGATCCTACAGAATCAGTTTGCTGGTCTTCCAACTGAAGATCCTACGCTTCACTTGCAAAGGTTTCAACAGCTCTGCTCTACCATCAAGTTTCAGGGAGTCACTGCAGATCAAGTGAAAGTTATGTTGTTCGGGTTTTCTCTTCGTGATGAAGCTCAGAAGTGGTTGAATGATATTAATGTGACCGAGTGGGATGCAATTGCTCAAGCCTTTCTCACTGAGTATTTCCCTCCCAACAAAACTAATGATTTGGTTGACAAGTTGACCACTTTCAAACAAGAATATGATGAAACTCTTAAGGATGCATGGGACAGATTCAAAGATATTCAACGCTCGTGTCCTCATCATGGTCTTGAGAAGCGGTTTCTTCTCAAGCGTTTCTATTATGGTCTTGACTCCGAGACGAAGAGCACGGTAGATAATGCTGCAGGTGGTGTTTTTCTAGACAAAGGAGTTGATGATGGTTATGCCTTTCTTGCAAATCTAGCTGCAAATCACTTCAATAACCCGAGAGCACCTAAGAAAGGGGGTAAACTTGAAGTAGATGCTTATTCTCTTTTATCATCTCAACTCGCAACATTGACACAAGAGATTCACTCGTTGAAAACTTCACAAGCCTCTAATACTCAACCTATGAGTATTAATGCACTACCTTCTATGGCTCCTATGAATAATCAGGTTTGTGAAGTATGTGGTATTCAAGGACACCTTGGTAATGATTGTTTGTACAATGTTCAGAATGCACAGAATTTTCAGATGGAGCAGGCAAATGCTTTTCAGCAGAGGCAGCAATATAATCCGTACTCCAACACTTACAATCCGGGGTGGAGAGATCATCTTAATTTCTCCTACAGGAATAACAATGGTCAAAATCCTCCTCCAAATCAGCAGCAACAATATCAGCATCCTCAGCAACAACAATATAGGCCTTCTCAAGGGCCTATGAACCCTCCTGGATTTCAGAAACCTGCTCAACAACATGCTCATCCATCTAGCCCAGCTGCACAACCTGATCAGACGCAAGAGATGTTAAAGTTGTTGATGCAAGAAATTAAAGACATGAAAGTTCACAATAAGATGATGGAGACTCAGATTGCACAATTAGCCAGCTCTTCAACTACAAGGCAACTTGGTTCTTTACCATCTCAACCAACTCATTCAAAGGAGAATATAAGTGCTATTGCTTTGAGGAGTGGTCTCACATATGATGGTCCTCCAATGCCTGTGGATGATGTGATTGatgagaaagaaaaggaaagctCCAATGATGATAAGGTGAATGAAGCTGTTGATTTAACAAACAAGGGTGGAACTGAAGGAAGCAAGAATGATGATACCGAGAAGACTGTTAGTGCTCCTCCACCTTTTGTGCCTAATCTGCCATTCCCTAGCAGGATGAACAAGACAAAGGTAGATCAACAGTTTGGTAAGTTTATGAAACTTGTCAAAAATCTTGAGGTAACAGTTCCTTTCACTGATTTAATTTCTCAAGTTCCATCATACGCAAAGTTTCTAAAGGATATTCTTACAAAGAAACGATCTTTTGGTGAGGTGGAGACAGTTGCTTTTACTGAAGAATGTAGTGCTGTTTTACAAAATAAGTCTCCACCTAAACTTAAAGATCCTGGAAGTTTTTCAATTCCATGTCACTTGGGTGCATTATTTATTGACAAAGCTTTATGTGACTTAGGCGCTAGCGTCTCTGTTATGCCTCTCTCCATTTTTCAAAAACTAAACATGGGAGATCTTAAATGCACACAAATGACATTACAAATGGCAGACCGTTCTATAAAATATCCTTTGGGTATTTTAGAGGATGTGCCTGTTAGAGTTGGAAAATTTTACATTCCTGTAGACTTTGTGGTTTTGGACATGGAAGAGGATAGTCAAATTCCCATTATTTTGGGTAGACCATTTCTCTGTACTGCTGGTGCTGCTATTGATGTCAAAAATGAGACATTAACTTTGTGTGTAGGGGATAATAAGAGTACTTTTACACTAACATCTGCTCTTAAGTCCCCTATGCTTGAGAATACTTGTTGCAGGATAGATGTCATTGATGCAATTGTCCAAGATGAGCTACCACAGGTTTTACTAGATGATCCATTGGAAGCAGTCCTTATGCTTGAAGCTTACGAAGGAGAAGGACACGCTGAAATTGATTCACTGAAAATGCTCTAGAGAcgagacttagactaacttaatTCTTGAGTTTTATCTATGAGTCGAGTGTAGAATTTTGATTATTCCCTTTTAagcttagagtatgtaaatcttaagtttaggGGAGTTTTAGGATGTATAtgcctttcttaaaaaaaaaaaaattgaaaaaaaaatagaataatgcaaataaagtatcgagtactcctttgagatcaacgggtggtaaattttgaaaagaacgatccatgtacttgtgctggtatta of the Daucus carota subsp. sativus chromosome 4, DH1 v3.0, whole genome shotgun sequence genome contains:
- the LOC108217475 gene encoding uncharacterized protein LOC108217475, producing MPRSTGDVESTTPDPDFDTTLQQYLDQRKKGKQGSKIKMGDLPIKSLKNYSQPSPSGVPTGIAMPNIQAANFEIKPALLTMILQNQFAGLPTEDPTLHLQRFQQLCSTIKFQGVTADQVKVMLFGFSLRDEAQKWLNDINVTEWDAIAQAFLTEYFPPNKTNDLVDKLTTFKQEYDETLKDAWDRFKDIQRSCPHHGLEKRFLLKRFYYGLDSETKSTVDNAAGGVFLDKGVDDGYAFLANLAANHFNNPRAPKKGGKLEVDAYSLLSSQLATLTQEIHSLKTSQASNTQPMSINALPSMAPMNNQVCEVCGIQGHLGNDCLYNVQNAQNFQMEQANAFQQRQQYNPYSNTYNPGWRDHLNFSYRNNNGQNPPPNQQQQYQHPQQQQYRPSQGPMNPPGFQKPAQQHAHPSSPAAQPDQTQEMLKLLMQEIKDMKVHNKMMETQIAQLASSSTTRQLGSLPSQPTHSKENISAIALRSGLTYDGPPMPVDDVIDEKEKESSNDDKVNEAVDLTNKGGTEGSKNDDTEKTVSAPPPFVPNLPFPSRMNKTKVDQQFGKFMKLVKNLEVTVPFTDLISQVPSYAKFLKDILTKKRSFGEVETVAFTEECSAVLQNKSPPKLKDPGSFSIPCHLGALFIDKALCDLGASVSVMPLSIFQKLNMGDLKCTQMTLQMADRSIKYPLGILEDVPVRVGKFYIPVDFVVLDMEEDSQIPIILGRPFLCTAGAAIDVKNETLTLCVGDNKSTFTLTSALKSPMLENTCCRIDVIDAIVQDELPQVLLDDPLEAVLMLEAYEGEGHAEIDSLKML